A section of the Streptomyces sp. NBC_01216 genome encodes:
- a CDS encoding LysM peptidoglycan-binding domain-containing protein gives MNNRSIASRLVRALFALVALIALLVGVPAVLLGIGVLPDHLPGFDEITTALTSPDSGQLFLGAVTLIGWYGYLSFVISVVLETGAALRHVRAPRIRMLGGSQQLAGALVGGILVLLPTGTAMATPASAAPATVATASAVADTHATAAPAAKASSASSAWDGPVHHVQDGDTLWDIAEKRLGAGIEWHRIIDVNAGVHQADGSLVTADTTVLQPGWILRLPADASPIPTADQGGTQAQTAGSKAAAETHTVRAGETLTGIAQDELGDADAYPKIVEANKGVEQADGRTLGDPDEIYPGWKLQLPTTAGADHSDPSNSKPEEAQPPHEQSAEQGKDEARPGAEQTQPPAQDKPGPEAEQGGKGDTAQTPGGLGADKDRPGGGLPTARPDAPAEQSQTPVATPSDDADDSSVASVALAATSLFAAAVLGVLGGRRALQQRRRRPRRRIPMPQQATATADLEKQLRVASDPEGLDLVDFALRTLAANCAKAGQPLPPLEAVRVTAKGLELYLSAPTPQIAPFTEMEEGPDRWWCPARGAQLLDEDQARDTMPPYPALVSLGETTDGEPVLVNLESVGALRLTGTGADIRAVMLGIAVELASSGLSDDTTLLLAGLGEELAGVFPIRVEYQEDLAQALPELRAHDALQRRALEAGDLDDLAQARLSEDGGDTWIPKVLIAPTAPSGDEAEALADLLSSRPRTATAIVTEAGDELEVAGAWTLPAAPGSLVQLPGLDLTVTLQRLEEEAYLPLIQLLTTAARTDDVAAPAWTHAPDGTAVVNGPSPVPQRGDSALAQDTTEPDADDEGTEVEDADGQQPAAPPVAPIVRAVSSVSFASVTAVPDLGLGALAPSVTGAGGSDLVEELEAETAQEGEALPKELFDETLQEVLDERDTEDPEEEATAEPQEPEDLDELAGEQPQEESALAPAALGRPEARPANPAAAAPARPAARVTAVTSGVLAALNTPPDPPSAPQIRVLGPVDVISTLGKVESYRRNALTEIAAWLVLHPGKSRHELDEAIWPGQRILADTRNTAISKLRAWLGRDPLLAADDPSGAYLPTIRGGVYRFNDQVTSDWQEFQAYYREGMHYSGTEADTALANALALVRGRPFSDINQSKYAWAEYDIQEMISAVVDVSHELATRRMAVRDYRAALAAASRGLVCDTMSELLYRDLFTVYSETGDRQGMERTAHQLTRIEIESGSDSAPETVALINALLDANRIASA, from the coding sequence ATGAACAACCGCAGCATCGCATCCAGGCTCGTCCGCGCGCTCTTCGCCCTGGTAGCTCTGATCGCCCTCCTGGTCGGCGTGCCCGCCGTCCTGCTCGGCATCGGAGTCCTACCCGACCATCTCCCGGGCTTCGACGAGATCACCACGGCGCTCACCAGCCCCGACTCCGGTCAGCTGTTCCTGGGTGCCGTCACCCTCATCGGCTGGTACGGCTACCTCAGCTTCGTGATCTCGGTCGTCCTGGAGACGGGCGCCGCGCTGCGCCACGTCCGGGCGCCGCGGATCCGCATGCTGGGCGGGTCCCAGCAGCTCGCCGGCGCGCTCGTCGGCGGCATCCTCGTGCTGCTGCCGACGGGTACCGCGATGGCCACGCCCGCCAGCGCTGCCCCTGCCACCGTGGCCACGGCCAGCGCGGTCGCCGACACCCACGCCACGGCGGCCCCCGCGGCCAAGGCCTCCTCTGCTTCTTCGGCCTGGGACGGCCCCGTCCACCATGTGCAGGACGGCGACACCCTCTGGGACATCGCGGAGAAGCGCCTGGGTGCCGGCATCGAGTGGCACCGGATCATCGACGTCAACGCCGGCGTACACCAAGCGGACGGCTCCCTCGTCACCGCCGACACCACCGTCCTGCAACCGGGCTGGATCCTGCGGCTTCCCGCGGATGCCTCGCCGATCCCGACCGCCGATCAGGGCGGAACCCAGGCGCAGACTGCCGGATCCAAGGCCGCGGCCGAAACCCACACCGTGCGCGCGGGCGAGACCCTCACCGGCATCGCCCAGGACGAGCTCGGTGACGCCGATGCCTACCCGAAGATCGTCGAGGCGAACAAGGGCGTGGAGCAGGCCGACGGGCGTACCCTCGGCGACCCCGACGAGATCTACCCCGGCTGGAAGCTGCAGCTCCCCACCACAGCCGGCGCCGACCACAGCGACCCGAGCAACTCGAAGCCGGAAGAGGCGCAGCCGCCGCACGAGCAGTCCGCCGAGCAGGGCAAGGACGAGGCGCGGCCCGGCGCAGAGCAGACGCAGCCGCCCGCCCAGGACAAGCCGGGCCCGGAGGCCGAGCAGGGCGGGAAGGGCGACACAGCCCAGACCCCCGGTGGCCTGGGCGCGGATAAGGACCGGCCGGGCGGTGGGCTGCCGACTGCCCGTCCGGACGCCCCGGCCGAGCAGTCCCAGACCCCCGTCGCAACACCGTCCGACGATGCCGACGACTCCTCCGTCGCGTCGGTGGCCTTGGCCGCCACCAGCCTGTTCGCCGCCGCCGTCCTGGGTGTCCTCGGCGGTCGGCGCGCGCTCCAGCAGCGCCGCCGGCGCCCGCGGCGGCGCATCCCGATGCCGCAGCAGGCCACTGCCACGGCCGACCTGGAGAAGCAGCTGCGGGTCGCCTCCGACCCCGAGGGCCTCGACCTGGTCGACTTCGCCCTGCGCACCCTGGCGGCCAACTGCGCCAAGGCCGGGCAGCCGCTCCCGCCGCTGGAGGCCGTCCGCGTCACCGCCAAGGGCCTGGAGCTGTACCTGTCGGCGCCGACCCCGCAGATCGCGCCGTTCACCGAGATGGAGGAAGGCCCGGACCGCTGGTGGTGCCCGGCCCGCGGCGCCCAGCTCCTGGACGAGGACCAGGCCCGCGACACCATGCCCCCTTACCCGGCGCTCGTCAGCCTCGGGGAGACCACCGACGGCGAACCGGTGCTCGTCAACCTCGAGTCCGTCGGCGCGCTGCGCCTGACCGGCACCGGCGCCGACATCCGCGCCGTCATGCTGGGCATAGCCGTTGAGCTGGCGTCCTCCGGCCTTTCCGACGACACCACGCTGCTCCTGGCCGGCCTCGGTGAGGAGCTCGCCGGCGTCTTCCCCATCCGTGTCGAGTACCAGGAGGATCTGGCGCAGGCCCTGCCGGAGCTGCGCGCCCACGACGCCCTGCAGCGCCGGGCTCTGGAAGCAGGCGACCTCGACGATCTCGCTCAGGCCCGCCTGTCCGAGGACGGCGGCGACACCTGGATCCCCAAGGTGCTGATCGCCCCCACCGCGCCCAGCGGCGACGAGGCGGAGGCCCTGGCCGATCTGCTGTCCTCACGGCCCCGCACCGCGACCGCGATCGTCACCGAGGCCGGTGACGAACTCGAGGTCGCCGGCGCGTGGACGCTTCCGGCAGCGCCCGGCAGTCTGGTGCAGCTGCCCGGCCTGGATCTGACCGTCACCCTGCAGAGGCTGGAGGAGGAGGCGTACCTGCCGCTGATTCAGCTGCTGACCACGGCTGCCCGCACCGACGACGTCGCCGCCCCCGCCTGGACCCACGCGCCCGACGGCACCGCCGTGGTGAACGGCCCGAGCCCGGTCCCGCAGCGGGGCGACTCCGCCCTCGCGCAGGACACAACGGAGCCCGACGCCGACGACGAGGGCACCGAGGTGGAGGATGCCGACGGGCAGCAGCCCGCAGCGCCGCCGGTCGCCCCGATCGTGCGTGCGGTCAGCTCGGTCAGCTTCGCCTCCGTCACCGCAGTGCCCGATCTCGGCCTCGGCGCCCTGGCTCCCTCGGTCACCGGCGCGGGCGGCAGCGACCTCGTGGAGGAGCTCGAAGCCGAAACCGCACAGGAGGGGGAGGCGTTGCCCAAGGAGCTCTTCGACGAGACGCTCCAGGAGGTTCTCGACGAACGCGACACGGAGGACCCCGAGGAGGAGGCGACGGCCGAGCCGCAGGAGCCCGAGGACCTGGACGAGCTCGCCGGCGAACAGCCGCAGGAGGAATCCGCCCTCGCCCCGGCCGCCCTCGGACGTCCGGAGGCCCGCCCGGCCAATCCCGCAGCCGCGGCCCCCGCACGGCCGGCCGCCCGGGTCACCGCTGTCACCTCTGGCGTGCTGGCCGCTCTGAACACACCGCCGGACCCGCCGTCCGCCCCGCAGATCCGCGTCCTTGGACCCGTCGACGTGATCAGCACCCTCGGCAAGGTCGAGTCGTACCGCCGCAACGCGCTGACCGAAATCGCTGCCTGGCTCGTCCTGCACCCGGGCAAGTCCCGCCACGAGCTCGACGAGGCGATCTGGCCCGGCCAGCGGATACTCGCCGACACCCGCAACACGGCGATCTCCAAGCTGCGGGCCTGGCTCGGCCGTGACCCGCTCCTTGCAGCCGACGATCCCTCCGGCGCCTACCTGCCGACGATCAGGGGCGGCGTCTACCGTTTCAACGACCAGGTCACCAGCGACTGGCAGGAGTTCCAGGCGTATTACCGGGAAGGGATGCACTACTCCGGCACGGAGGCCGACACCGCGCTGGCCAACGCGCTGGCGCTCGTCCGCGGCCGCCCGTTCAGCGACATCAACCAGTCCAAGTACGCCTGGGCCGAGTACGACATCCAGGAGATGATCTCGGCCGTGGTCGACGTCTCGCACGAGCTCGCCACCCGGCGCATGGCGGTACGCGACTACCGTGCCGCGCTCGCAGCGGCCTCCCGGGGACTGGTCTGCGACACGATGAGCGAGCTCCTCTACCGGGACCTGTTCACCGTCTACAGCGAGACCGGTGACCGCCAGGGGATGGAGCGGACGGCTCATCAGCTGACGCGCATCGAAATCGAAAGCGGGTCCGATTCCGCGCCCGAGACGGTGGCCCTGATCAATGCGCTGTTGGACGCGAACCGCATCGCGTCCGCCTGA
- a CDS encoding GNAT family N-acetyltransferase: MAPLPGSRPSTSNAAFTVREARPADTEAFMPVIALADPLDPDPFGLARVVLASPPVPPLSHDRNLALVAEDNETGTFIGALFGGPPRWLFTHPGIDSLPLLDHMVRSLGIINGVAVHPDHRRRGVAAALIGAAEQRFTRAGYGLVTVDHEPALDGFYRHHGYTIGDALLVHLPQQRLIGMTTDDTRMSAKPLHPAVRLADVPGAPHRVITGLLPGASLPADAVFDGTRLQY, encoded by the coding sequence ATGGCACCGCTTCCCGGCTCCCGACCCTCCACCAGCAACGCCGCCTTCACGGTGCGCGAGGCCCGCCCCGCCGACACCGAGGCCTTCATGCCGGTGATCGCCCTCGCCGACCCTCTCGACCCCGACCCCTTCGGCCTCGCGCGGGTCGTCCTGGCCTCGCCGCCCGTGCCGCCCCTCTCCCACGACCGGAATCTGGCCCTGGTCGCCGAGGACAACGAGACCGGTACCTTCATCGGCGCGCTGTTCGGCGGCCCGCCGCGCTGGCTGTTCACCCACCCCGGCATCGACAGCCTTCCCCTGTTGGACCACATGGTCCGCAGCCTGGGCATCATCAACGGCGTGGCAGTCCACCCCGACCACCGCCGCCGGGGCGTGGCCGCCGCCCTGATCGGCGCTGCCGAGCAGCGGTTCACGCGAGCCGGGTACGGCCTGGTGACGGTCGACCACGAGCCCGCCCTGGACGGCTTCTACCGCCACCACGGCTACACCATCGGCGACGCCCTCCTGGTCCACCTCCCGCAGCAGCGCCTCATTGGTATGACCACCGACGACACCCGCATGTCGGCCAAGCCGCTGCACCCGGCGGTTCGGCTCGCCGACGTCCCCGGCGCTCCCCACCGGGTCATCACCGGCCTGCTGCCCGGCGCATCCCTCCCCGCCGATGCCGTGTTCGACGGCACCCGCCTCCAGTACTGA